In the Planctomycetia bacterium genome, TCGCGGGGTTGGGGTGGATCGGCAAGAACACCTTGCTGTTGAATCGCGCGCAGGGAAGCTGGTTTTTTCTGGCGGCGCTGTTGGTGGACGTTGAGTTGGAGTATGACGCGCCGACGGCGACGGATCATTGCGGGACGTGTACCGCATGTTTGGACGCCTGTCCGACGGGGGCGTTCGTCGCGCCGTATGTGCTTGATAGCCGGAAGTGCATCAGCTATTTGACAATCGAACTGCGCGGTGCAATCGAACCGGCGTTGCGCGGACCAATGGGGGAATGGCTCTTCGGCTGCGACATCTGCCAGGAGGTGTGTCCCTGGAACCACCGCGCTCCGCTGTCGACGATCGAGGCGTTTCAGCCACGTGCTGGGTTCAATCCGGCGCAGTTGCGGGAGATGTTTGGCTGGAGCGATGCGCAGTTTCGGGAACAGTTTCGCGCAACGCCGCTGTGGCGCGCAAAGCGGCGCGGGCTGTTGCGCAATGCGGCGATCGTGTTGGGGAATCAGCGCGAAGAGGAATCGTTAACGGCGCTGACGCTGGGATTGCGCGATGCGGAGGAGTTGGTGCGCGGGGCGAGCGCTTGGGCGCTAGGACAAGTTGGTGGCGCGGGTGTTGGGCTGCTACTGCAGCGGTTGGAAGTTGAAGGGGATGCGGTGGTGGTTGAGGAGATCAAAGCGGCGATAGCGCGCTGCGACGTCGAATCCCAGGGAAGGCCTCCGGTGGTGCTTGAGTGATGGTGGGGTGTTGAGGGCCTTCCCTGGGCTTATGCGCTCGATGTTCATCAATCATCATTCATCATTTT is a window encoding:
- the queG gene encoding tRNA epoxyqueuosine(34) reductase QueG yields the protein MDRWELTERLKTAARELGFSLAGACPAVTPAEGVTRLRDWLSAGYAGEMTYLAGRREAYADPGRVLEGARSILMLAMNYRTEEPADAAEGSGRVARYAWGTDYHDVIHDRLKRLISQIKEWAPEVGARGVVDTAPLLEKEFAQLAGLGWIGKNTLLLNRAQGSWFFLAALLVDVELEYDAPTATDHCGTCTACLDACPTGAFVAPYVLDSRKCISYLTIELRGAIEPALRGPMGEWLFGCDICQEVCPWNHRAPLSTIEAFQPRAGFNPAQLREMFGWSDAQFREQFRATPLWRAKRRGLLRNAAIVLGNQREEESLTALTLGLRDAEELVRGASAWALGQVGGAGVGLLLQRLEVEGDAVVVEEIKAAIARCDVESQGRPPVVLE